One region of Bacillus pumilus genomic DNA includes:
- the mazG gene encoding nucleoside triphosphate pyrophosphohydrolase, translating into MAGKITVVGLGAGDMDQLTLGVYKQLKQAKEVFMRTQDHPLTAELMQEVPSLTFFDEIYEKHDQFDSVYQEITEILFTEAAEKEIVYAVPGHPFVAEKTVQLLVSQQQERGIEVSVAGGQSFLDATFNSLQIDPIEGFQFVDAGDMRADDLKLTQHVLICQVYDQLTASNVKLTLMEKLPDDYEVYIVTAAGSSLEQITAVPLFELDRDVSINNLTSVYVPPIQDEKLLYQQFDTFRDVIRTLRGPGGCPWDQKQTNESLKPYLIEECYELLEAIDEDDPDHMVEELGDVMLQVLLHAQIGEDDGFFSIDDVIQHVTEKMIRRHPHVFGDTNVSEAEEVVVNWEKIKQQEKPERAASMLQSIPATLPALTKAYKLQKKAAKVGFDWTDVKDIWNKYEEEKQEFLVEVAEKPDESATKQMKDEFGDLLFVLVNIGRFYQLEPETALASANTKFMRRFQHIEQKAKDMGRSLEDLTLEEMDDLWNDAKRIERGEHT; encoded by the coding sequence ATGGCAGGTAAGATTACCGTCGTCGGTCTTGGGGCAGGCGACATGGATCAGCTGACGCTCGGTGTATACAAGCAGCTGAAGCAGGCGAAAGAAGTATTTATGAGAACGCAGGACCACCCGCTTACCGCAGAGTTGATGCAGGAGGTTCCATCGCTGACCTTTTTTGATGAGATTTATGAAAAGCACGATCAGTTTGATTCGGTCTATCAGGAAATCACGGAAATTTTATTTACAGAGGCTGCGGAAAAGGAGATTGTGTACGCAGTACCAGGTCACCCATTTGTCGCTGAAAAGACCGTCCAGCTATTAGTTTCTCAGCAGCAAGAGCGCGGGATTGAGGTGTCCGTTGCTGGTGGACAAAGCTTTTTGGATGCGACGTTTAACTCCTTGCAGATCGACCCCATCGAGGGATTCCAATTCGTTGATGCAGGAGATATGAGAGCGGACGATCTGAAATTGACCCAGCATGTCCTCATTTGTCAGGTATATGATCAGCTCACCGCTTCGAATGTGAAACTCACGCTGATGGAAAAGCTTCCAGACGATTATGAAGTCTATATTGTGACTGCGGCTGGAAGCAGCCTGGAACAGATTACTGCCGTTCCTTTATTTGAACTTGATCGAGATGTGTCGATAAATAACTTAACGAGTGTTTATGTGCCTCCGATTCAAGATGAAAAGCTGCTTTACCAACAATTTGACACCTTCCGTGACGTCATCCGTACATTAAGAGGTCCGGGCGGCTGTCCATGGGATCAAAAACAAACCAATGAGTCACTTAAACCCTATTTAATTGAAGAATGCTATGAACTGCTTGAAGCGATAGATGAAGATGATCCAGACCATATGGTGGAAGAGCTCGGAGATGTGATGCTGCAGGTGTTACTTCATGCTCAAATTGGTGAAGATGACGGCTTTTTCTCAATTGATGACGTCATCCAGCATGTCACAGAAAAAATGATTCGTAGACATCCCCATGTGTTTGGTGACACAAATGTTTCTGAAGCAGAAGAAGTGGTCGTCAACTGGGAAAAAATCAAGCAGCAGGAGAAGCCGGAGCGGGCAGCCTCTATGTTGCAATCCATCCCGGCGACGCTTCCAGCATTAACAAAGGCATATAAGCTCCAAAAGAAAGCCGCCAAAGTAGGCTTTGATTGGACAGATGTGAAAGATATTTGGAACAAATACGAAGAAGAAAAGCAGGAATTTCTCGTTGAAGTGGCAGAGAAGCCGGACGAAAGTGCAACGAAGCAGATGAAAGATGAATTTGGAGATCTTTTGTTTGTTCTCGTCAACATTGGAAGGTTCTATCAGCTAGAGCCTGAAACGGCGCTCGCTTCCGCCAACACAAAATTCATGCGTCGCTTTCAGCATATCGAACAAAAAGCAAAGGACATGGGACGTTCATTAGAGGACTTAACGCTAGAGGAAATGGACGATCTATGGAACGATGCCAAACGTATAGAAAGAGGTGAGCATACATGA
- the mfd gene encoding transcription-repair coupling factor, producing MKNIQSFIKQSDDFQSIFNGLKEGLKEQLLAGLSGSVRSLFTAAISDELKRPMFIVTHNLYQAQKVTDDLASVMSDRSVLLYPVNELIASEIAVASPELRAQRLDVLNRLANGENPIIVTPAAAVRRMLPPVELWKESQIHLKLGEEIDLEAFSKQLVQIGYDRTSMVAAPGDFSVRGGIIDIYSLTEDHPIRIELFDTEVDSIRTFHSDTQRSLETLQEIKIGPAKELIVRGPERVRAIEQLDQGLAKSLKKFNSDQQKELLHQHISADREKLLEGIVTQEMTKYLSYFYEKPASLLDYTSQDTIIILDEISRIQEMEEQLEQEEADWTISLLEEGNILHDLSLSFPFQQLINQQSRSILYYSLFLRHVQQTNPQNIVNVSSKQMQNFHGQMNVLASEIERYKKQQYTVVFLGADEERTDKLSSVLHDYDIEAALAKPAAELVSGQVYILQGELQTGFELPLSKIAVITEGELFKKRVKKQARKQKLTNAERIKSYSELQVGDYVVHINHGIGKYLGIETLEIGGIHKDYLNIHYQGSDKLYVPVEQIDQVQKYVGSEGKEPKLYKLGGSDWKRVKKKVESSVQDIADDLIKLYAEREASKGYAFSPDHEMQHQFESAFPYQETDDQIRSIHEIKQDMERERPMDRLLCGDVGYGKTEVAIRAAFKAIADGKQVALLVPTTILAQQHFDTIMDRFQDYPVKIAQLSRFRTRKETTETLKGLKNGTIDMVIGTHRLLSKDIVYKDLGLLIIDEEQRFGVTHKEKIKQMKANIDVLTLTATPIPRTLHMSMLGVRDLSVIETPPENRFPVQTYVVEYNGALVREAIERELARGGQVYFLYNRVEDIERKADEISMLVPDAKVSYAHGKMSENELESVMINFLEGESDVLVSTTIIETGVDIPNVNTLIVHDADKMGLSQLYQLRGRVGRSNRVAYAYFTYRKDKVLSEVAEKRLQAIKEFTELGSGFKIAMRDLTIRGAGNLLGAQQHGFIDSVGFDLYSQMLKEAIEERRGDTTAQDKFEPEIDLQIDAYIPDTYISDGKQKIEMYKQFRAIGSIEERKELQDEMIDRFGEYPQEVADLFTIATMKVYAVQERVELIKMEKGIVRLTLEEQASSEIDGQKLFALGSKYGRDIGLGMEGSKLIISVQTKGKKTGEWLEIVLNMLRGLQDVKKETIPSS from the coding sequence AATGTTTATTGTGACTCACAACTTGTATCAAGCGCAGAAGGTAACAGATGATCTTGCCAGTGTGATGTCAGATCGCTCGGTCCTTCTTTATCCTGTGAATGAACTCATTGCTTCAGAAATTGCCGTTGCAAGCCCTGAGCTCAGAGCACAGCGTCTAGATGTTCTGAACCGGCTGGCGAATGGAGAAAACCCCATTATCGTCACCCCGGCTGCTGCGGTGCGTCGAATGCTTCCGCCAGTTGAGCTCTGGAAGGAGAGTCAGATCCATTTAAAGCTTGGTGAAGAAATTGATTTGGAGGCGTTTTCAAAACAGCTTGTACAAATCGGTTATGACCGGACGTCAATGGTTGCTGCGCCCGGAGATTTTAGTGTGCGCGGAGGAATCATTGATATTTATTCGTTAACGGAAGATCACCCAATTCGTATTGAGCTGTTTGATACAGAAGTAGACTCAATTCGAACATTCCACTCGGATACACAGCGTTCATTAGAAACACTTCAAGAAATTAAAATCGGTCCCGCAAAAGAGCTGATTGTGAGAGGGCCTGAACGAGTGAGAGCCATTGAACAGCTTGATCAAGGACTTGCGAAGAGCTTAAAGAAATTCAACTCGGACCAGCAAAAAGAATTGTTGCATCAACATATTTCTGCTGATCGAGAGAAGCTGCTAGAAGGTATCGTGACACAGGAAATGACGAAGTACCTGTCCTATTTCTATGAAAAACCTGCTAGTTTGCTAGATTACACTTCACAGGATACGATTATTATTTTAGATGAAATTAGCAGGATTCAGGAGATGGAAGAACAGCTTGAGCAGGAAGAAGCCGATTGGACAATTAGCCTGCTTGAAGAAGGCAATATTCTTCATGATTTATCCCTTTCTTTCCCGTTCCAACAACTGATCAATCAGCAATCGCGGTCGATTCTGTACTACTCCTTGTTCCTGAGACATGTCCAGCAGACAAATCCGCAAAATATCGTCAATGTATCTAGTAAGCAAATGCAGAATTTCCACGGTCAGATGAATGTGCTTGCAAGTGAAATTGAACGCTACAAAAAACAACAATACACAGTTGTCTTCTTAGGTGCGGATGAAGAGCGGACAGACAAACTGTCTTCTGTCTTACATGATTACGACATTGAAGCCGCTCTTGCCAAGCCGGCCGCAGAGCTTGTAAGCGGGCAGGTGTATATTTTACAAGGTGAGCTGCAAACAGGCTTTGAACTGCCGTTATCGAAAATTGCCGTGATCACAGAAGGCGAGCTCTTCAAGAAACGTGTGAAGAAGCAGGCGCGTAAGCAAAAGCTGACCAATGCAGAGCGAATTAAGAGCTATTCAGAGCTTCAAGTCGGCGATTATGTGGTGCACATTAACCACGGGATCGGTAAGTATTTAGGAATTGAAACGCTTGAAATCGGCGGCATTCATAAAGATTATTTAAATATTCATTATCAAGGAAGCGACAAGCTTTATGTACCGGTTGAACAAATTGATCAGGTACAGAAATATGTGGGATCAGAAGGTAAAGAGCCAAAGCTGTACAAACTAGGCGGCAGCGATTGGAAACGTGTGAAGAAAAAAGTAGAGTCCTCTGTACAGGACATCGCAGATGATCTCATTAAGCTGTACGCAGAGCGTGAGGCAAGCAAAGGGTATGCCTTCTCGCCTGATCATGAGATGCAGCACCAGTTTGAATCAGCGTTCCCTTACCAGGAAACAGATGATCAAATCCGTTCGATTCATGAAATCAAACAAGACATGGAGCGGGAGCGTCCAATGGACCGCCTACTTTGTGGAGATGTGGGATACGGAAAAACAGAAGTGGCGATTCGAGCCGCCTTCAAAGCAATTGCTGACGGGAAGCAAGTTGCTCTACTCGTGCCGACAACCATCTTAGCGCAGCAGCATTTTGACACGATTATGGACCGATTCCAAGACTATCCGGTCAAAATTGCTCAGCTGAGCCGTTTCCGTACAAGAAAAGAAACAACCGAAACGTTAAAAGGGTTGAAAAATGGAACGATTGATATGGTTATTGGTACACACCGTTTGCTTTCTAAAGATATTGTCTATAAAGACTTAGGTTTGTTGATTATTGATGAAGAGCAGCGTTTTGGTGTGACCCATAAAGAGAAAATTAAACAGATGAAAGCCAATATCGATGTACTGACATTAACGGCTACGCCAATTCCGCGTACGCTGCATATGTCTATGCTTGGCGTACGGGATTTATCGGTTATTGAAACACCGCCTGAAAACCGTTTCCCTGTTCAAACCTATGTGGTCGAGTACAATGGCGCTTTAGTCAGAGAAGCGATTGAGCGAGAACTAGCACGCGGTGGTCAAGTGTACTTCCTGTACAACCGTGTCGAGGATATTGAACGAAAAGCAGATGAAATCTCTATGTTAGTTCCAGATGCGAAAGTCAGCTATGCACATGGGAAAATGAGTGAGAACGAGCTGGAATCAGTGATGATCAATTTCCTTGAAGGTGAATCAGATGTATTGGTCAGTACCACCATCATTGAAACGGGAGTCGACATTCCAAATGTGAACACGCTCATCGTCCACGATGCGGATAAAATGGGGCTTTCTCAGCTGTACCAGCTAAGAGGACGAGTAGGACGCTCGAATCGTGTCGCATATGCTTATTTCACGTATCGAAAAGATAAAGTTCTTTCTGAAGTAGCAGAGAAGAGACTTCAAGCTATTAAAGAATTCACAGAGCTCGGATCAGGATTTAAAATTGCGATGCGTGATTTAACGATTCGAGGAGCAGGAAATTTACTTGGTGCACAGCAGCATGGATTCATTGATTCTGTTGGATTCGACCTCTATTCTCAAATGCTGAAAGAAGCCATTGAGGAAAGAAGAGGCGATACAACGGCTCAAGATAAATTCGAACCGGAAATCGATCTGCAAATCGATGCTTACATCCCGGACACTTACATTTCGGATGGGAAGCAAAAGATCGAGATGTATAAACAGTTCAGAGCGATTGGATCAATTGAAGAGCGAAAAGAGCTTCAAGATGAGATGATCGACCGATTCGGTGAATATCCGCAAGAAGTGGCGGACTTGTTCACGATTGCGACGATGAAAGTATACGCAGTGCAGGAACGTGTCGAACTGATCAAGATGGAGAAAGGCATTGTCAGACTCACCCTTGAAGAGCAAGCAAGCAGTGAAATCGACGGTCAAAAATTATTTGCCCTCGGCAGTAAATATGGCCGTGATATTGGCTTAGGAATGGAAGGCAGCAAGCTAATTATTTCTGTCCAAACGAAAGGCAAGAAGACAGGGGAATGGCTTGAAATCGTTCTGAATATGCTTCGGGGTCTTCAAGATGTGAAAAAAGAAACCATTCCATCTTCATAA
- the spoVT gene encoding stage V sporulation protein T codes for MKATGIVRRIDDLGRVVIPKEIRRTLRIREGDPLEIFVDRDGEVILKKYSPISELGDFAKEYADALFDSLGHSILICDRDTYIAVSGSSKKEYLNKSISDLLERTMDQRNSVLEESKKEIQLVDGIDDDVSAYTIAPIVANGDPIGAVVLFSKERSMGEVEHKAAETAAGFLARQMEH; via the coding sequence ATGAAAGCAACTGGAATTGTACGCCGCATCGATGATCTAGGTAGAGTGGTTATTCCGAAGGAGATTCGCAGAACATTGCGCATCCGGGAAGGAGATCCGCTTGAGATTTTCGTCGACCGCGATGGAGAAGTCATTTTGAAGAAGTATTCGCCGATTAGTGAGCTAGGAGACTTTGCGAAGGAATATGCTGATGCATTATTCGACAGTTTGGGTCATTCCATCCTGATTTGTGATCGAGATACGTATATTGCTGTATCCGGCAGTTCGAAAAAAGAGTACTTAAACAAATCCATCAGTGATTTACTTGAACGAACAATGGACCAGCGCAATTCTGTATTAGAAGAAAGCAAAAAAGAAATTCAACTTGTCGATGGTATTGATGATGACGTATCTGCTTATACCATTGCACCTATTGTTGCAAACGGAGATCCGATTGGCGCCGTCGTCTTATTTTCTAAAGAGCGTTCAATGGGGGAAGTGGAGCATAAAGCGGCAGAAACAGCAGCTGGCTTCCTAGCCCGTCAAATGGAACACTAG
- the yabQ gene encoding spore cortex biosynthesis protein YabQ produces the protein MTLTVQFYTMLSMVAMGIWLGASLDTYKLFVNREKTAKWLLIIHDLLFWLVQGLLFFYVLLLTNEGEFRLYIFLAVALGFSMYQALMKQLYMNILKFITMCIYQTVLILKRLVMSIVFQPIRWIVTMVISVILFLFHSLLRLVRFTFRLVWKVLSIVCYPLIWLLNVTIIHRIPEKWRTSMRLFFSKGAGILQGTKKLSGTIKTKWKQFWTK, from the coding sequence ATGACGCTGACAGTCCAGTTTTATACGATGCTTTCGATGGTAGCGATGGGCATCTGGCTGGGCGCATCGCTTGATACGTACAAGCTGTTTGTGAATCGGGAAAAGACAGCAAAATGGCTTTTGATTATACACGATCTCCTTTTTTGGCTGGTACAGGGTCTCTTATTCTTTTATGTTCTGCTGCTGACAAATGAGGGAGAATTCAGGCTTTATATCTTTCTAGCCGTTGCACTAGGTTTCTCGATGTATCAGGCATTGATGAAACAGCTGTATATGAACATTCTCAAATTTATCACGATGTGTATTTATCAAACCGTTCTCATCCTTAAAAGGCTGGTCATGTCGATCGTCTTCCAGCCGATCCGTTGGATTGTCACAATGGTCATAAGTGTTATACTGTTCTTGTTCCACTCGCTCTTACGTCTTGTTCGTTTTACGTTTCGGCTCGTGTGGAAGGTGCTGTCCATTGTTTGTTATCCGCTCATCTGGTTACTTAATGTGACCATTATTCATCGGATTCCCGAAAAATGGCGAACATCAATGAGATTGTTTTTCTCTAAAGGAGCAGGAATTTTACAAGGGACCAAGAAATTATCTGGTACCATCAAAACGAAATGGAAACAATTCTGGACAAAGTAA
- a CDS encoding S1 domain-containing RNA-binding protein → MSIEVGSKLQGKVTGITNFGAFVELPGGSTGLVHISEVADNYVKDINEHLKVGEQVEVKVINVEKDGKIGLSIKKAKDRPQQQQSRPSRNDFRPKESFEQKMNKFLKDSEDRLTSLKRNTESKRGGRGARRG, encoded by the coding sequence ATGTCGATTGAAGTTGGCAGCAAGTTACAAGGGAAAGTTACGGGCATTACAAATTTTGGAGCTTTTGTGGAGTTGCCAGGCGGTTCAACTGGTCTCGTTCATATCAGTGAGGTAGCCGATAACTATGTAAAAGATATTAATGAGCATTTAAAAGTCGGTGAACAAGTTGAAGTGAAAGTGATTAACGTTGAAAAAGACGGTAAAATCGGCTTGTCCATTAAAAAAGCAAAAGATCGTCCTCAACAACAACAATCAAGACCGAGCAGAAATGATTTCCGTCCGAAGGAATCGTTTGAGCAAAAAATGAACAAATTCTTAAAAGATAGTGAAGACCGCTTAACATCTTTAAAACGTAACACGGAATCAAAACGTGGGGGACGCGGAGCAAGAAGAGGTTAA
- a CDS encoding FtsB family cell division protein yields MNKRKRNIAQIQNDYQKQMEQQAQRLKRKRRGLLRRLTVFGVIVLMFAVLVTSALWSQSSSLKEKEEKKVALEKELKQLQTKQEDISDEIKKLKSKEYVLELARRDYYMSKKGEKIFDVGNKSD; encoded by the coding sequence TTGAACAAGAGAAAAAGAAATATCGCACAAATTCAAAATGATTACCAAAAACAAATGGAACAGCAAGCGCAACGCTTAAAACGCAAACGCCGTGGACTCCTTAGAAGGCTTACCGTGTTTGGTGTGATCGTGCTCATGTTTGCTGTCTTGGTGACAAGTGCCCTCTGGTCGCAATCGTCCTCATTAAAGGAAAAAGAAGAGAAGAAGGTTGCGCTCGAAAAAGAATTAAAGCAATTACAAACAAAGCAGGAAGATATTTCTGATGAAATTAAAAAGCTGAAAAGCAAGGAATACGTACTCGAACTGGCACGACGAGACTATTATATGTCCAAAAAAGGCGAAAAAATCTTTGATGTGGGCAATAAGAGCGATTAG
- the yabP gene encoding sporulation protein YabP, whose amino-acid sequence MNQYYNQPQGTKLSSEAEHNITMRNRKHLDITGVKQVESFDNEEFLLETVMGILAIRGENLQMKNLDVEKGVVSIKGRVFDLIYVDEQHGEKAKGFFSKLFK is encoded by the coding sequence ATGAATCAATATTATAATCAACCTCAAGGCACGAAGCTGTCATCAGAAGCGGAGCACAATATCACAATGCGAAACAGAAAGCATTTAGATATTACCGGCGTCAAACAGGTGGAAAGCTTTGATAATGAAGAATTTCTGCTTGAGACGGTCATGGGGATTCTCGCTATCCGTGGAGAAAATCTGCAAATGAAAAACCTAGACGTCGAAAAAGGCGTTGTGTCGATTAAAGGACGTGTCTTTGACTTAATTTATGTAGATGAGCAGCACGGGGAGAAAGCTAAAGGATTTTTTAGCAAGCTGTTTAAATGA
- a CDS encoding RNA-binding S4 domain-containing protein has product MRLDKFLKVSRLIKRRTLAKEVADQGRISINGTQAKASSDVKEGDELKIRFGQKLVTVQVNELKDTTKKEEAAGMYTVLKEEKTAE; this is encoded by the coding sequence ATGAGATTAGATAAATTTTTAAAAGTGTCCCGTTTAATCAAAAGAAGAACATTGGCAAAAGAAGTCGCTGATCAAGGCAGAATTTCGATTAACGGCACACAGGCGAAAGCCAGCTCTGATGTGAAAGAAGGAGACGAGCTTAAAATCCGTTTTGGTCAAAAACTAGTGACGGTTCAAGTCAACGAGTTAAAGGACACAACGAAAAAAGAAGAAGCCGCTGGCATGTATACTGTGCTAAAAGAAGAAAAAACAGCAGAATAG
- a CDS encoding polysaccharide biosynthesis protein, whose amino-acid sequence MKNAVNQPHWLFQGAVILTIAGLLSKVLSAVYRVPFQNIVGDTGFYIYQQVYPFLGIAIMLGTTGFPVMVSKLLSEHGEENRRIITRVSLVYITLLSLVLFLCLYIGAGSIASLMADSQLILLIQMSAFVFLFLPLTVMLRGVFQSDGMMLPTAVSQLVEQLIRVGVLLVLSFYFVRHGYSLYETGAGAVFSSIAGSAASLILLLFLWLTYRKQSSAPMTVKRATLRKKDVLKSLVLYTFTICVSGLLILWMQMIDAFHLYALLRSEGLSEAAAKAAKGVYDRGQPFLQLGTVFAISIGTSLVPFLSAAMRNGEHEAIRQKVRTSFKTTSVLGIGSAVGLICILSSVNTMLFRNDLGTDALQIFCISIAFTSIAITQAALLQGLGHTVYPAVVVLLSVLVKWILTLALVPLFGIYGAAWSTVCGFLAAALLNAVYLRHKGWISLRELFPVKILLSAAFMAIVLIGYQALFSWVIPFEKRPFSVLESLTSVFIGGFAFLYSILKLEVFTDEEWRLIPLGEKILYFKQMRGNQNGR is encoded by the coding sequence ATGAAAAATGCTGTGAATCAGCCGCATTGGCTTTTCCAGGGTGCGGTGATTTTGACCATCGCAGGCTTGTTATCAAAGGTACTAAGTGCCGTTTATCGTGTTCCGTTCCAGAACATCGTAGGAGACACAGGGTTTTATATTTATCAGCAAGTGTACCCCTTCCTAGGTATTGCGATCATGCTCGGCACCACAGGGTTTCCTGTCATGGTGTCCAAGCTTTTGAGTGAGCATGGGGAGGAGAATCGACGAATTATTACAAGGGTATCCTTGGTCTATATCACTTTACTGAGCCTGGTCTTATTTCTTTGTCTTTACATAGGAGCAGGCAGTATTGCGAGCCTTATGGCGGACAGTCAATTAATCCTGCTCATCCAAATGAGTGCTTTCGTGTTTTTATTTCTGCCGCTTACCGTGATGCTGAGAGGCGTTTTTCAGAGTGACGGTATGATGCTTCCAACGGCTGTTTCTCAATTGGTTGAGCAGCTCATCAGGGTAGGCGTCCTGCTTGTTTTATCCTTCTATTTCGTCAGGCACGGCTATTCGCTTTATGAAACAGGGGCGGGTGCAGTCTTCTCCTCCATAGCGGGAAGCGCGGCCTCGCTTATACTGCTTCTTTTCCTTTGGCTGACTTACCGAAAACAGTCTTCTGCACCTATGACAGTCAAGCGGGCGACACTTCGGAAAAAGGATGTTTTGAAGAGTTTGGTGCTGTATACATTCACGATTTGTGTCAGCGGATTGCTCATTTTATGGATGCAAATGATTGATGCCTTTCATCTGTATGCGTTGCTGCGCAGTGAGGGACTGAGTGAAGCCGCGGCAAAGGCGGCAAAAGGTGTGTATGACCGAGGGCAGCCGTTTTTACAGCTAGGGACAGTGTTTGCCATTAGCATCGGGACCTCTCTTGTGCCATTTTTATCTGCTGCCATGAGGAATGGAGAGCATGAAGCGATCAGGCAAAAAGTACGTACATCGTTTAAAACCACGTCAGTTTTAGGGATTGGTTCCGCAGTTGGGCTGATTTGTATTCTTTCGTCAGTCAATACCATGCTTTTTCGTAATGATTTAGGTACCGATGCGCTGCAAATATTCTGTATTTCCATCGCATTTACATCGATTGCGATTACGCAAGCAGCTTTACTTCAAGGGCTTGGGCATACTGTGTATCCGGCTGTTGTGGTGCTTCTCAGTGTGCTAGTGAAATGGATACTCACGCTTGCACTTGTGCCGCTATTTGGCATCTACGGTGCCGCATGGTCAACCGTGTGCGGTTTTCTCGCTGCCGCTCTGCTCAATGCCGTTTATTTGAGGCATAAAGGATGGATTTCGTTGAGAGAGTTGTTCCCAGTGAAAATTCTTTTATCGGCCGCTTTCATGGCCATTGTCTTAATAGGGTATCAGGCACTGTTTTCTTGGGTCATTCCCTTTGAAAAACGTCCTTTTTCCGTTTTAGAGAGCCTGACGTCAGTTTTTATTGGTGGTTTCGCCTTTTTATATAGTATTCTTAAGCTAGAAGTATTTACGGACGAGGAATGGAGACTCATTCCATTAGGAGAAAAGATTTTATATTTTAAACAGATGAGAGGGAATCAAAATGGCAGGTAA